The following are encoded in a window of Nitrososphaerales archaeon genomic DNA:
- a CDS encoding winged helix-turn-helix domain-containing protein — protein sequence MRTTAGNARDKILEAAKSPRRWTDLLRATDVTPKRLLELLNDLSDKGLIAKDSEGRYVLTERGREAPSRERKKTHFETVLELASKCDPIQIDVKKYLIHLYPGLSWVTSSYNAEVSRWRRTGQWKKLGESFAELSHQSDALVQLDNDLHQFLGEVFGPGWRYEIRYRKGTGWSPLAGSEREAERLSKEGMELPEYDPELKYTPAGVGNYPEDYLMEATLKGWNDSVNHALKMYDGAMGVVGGLEAPKGEPFKDALRFMEVKSTLERTCEILRECLGALAGKKETQKKEGRTIANQSRS from the coding sequence GTGAGAACTACTGCAGGCAATGCCAGGGACAAGATTCTCGAGGCGGCGAAGTCCCCTCGGCGCTGGACAGACCTGCTCAGAGCGACGGACGTCACGCCGAAGAGGCTCCTCGAGCTGCTCAACGACCTGTCGGACAAGGGACTGATTGCAAAGGACAGCGAAGGCAGGTATGTGCTGACCGAAAGGGGGCGCGAGGCGCCCTCTCGCGAAAGGAAGAAGACGCATTTCGAGACGGTCCTCGAACTGGCGTCGAAGTGTGACCCCATTCAGATCGATGTGAAGAAGTACCTCATCCATCTGTACCCCGGCCTGTCGTGGGTCACGAGCTCGTACAACGCGGAGGTCAGTCGGTGGAGGAGGACTGGCCAGTGGAAGAAGCTGGGGGAGTCGTTCGCCGAACTGTCCCATCAGTCAGACGCCCTGGTCCAGCTGGATAACGACCTCCATCAATTCCTTGGTGAAGTCTTCGGGCCAGGATGGCGCTACGAGATAAGGTACAGGAAGGGGACCGGGTGGAGCCCGCTCGCAGGTTCCGAAAGGGAGGCCGAGAGACTGTCGAAGGAAGGGATGGAGCTGCCCGAGTACGACCCGGAGCTGAAGTACACGCCCGCAGGGGTGGGCAACTATCCGGAGGATTACCTGATGGAGGCGACCTTGAAGGGCTGGAATGACTCCGTGAATCATGCCCTGAAGATGTATGACGGCGCGATGGGGGTGGTCGGCGGACTTGAAGCTCCAAAGGGCGAACCGTTCAAGGACGCGCTAAGGTTCATGGAAGTGAAGAGTACCCTGGAGAGAACATGCGAGATTCTTCGGGAGTGCCTCGGCGCGTTGGCTGGCAAGAAGGAGACGCAGAAGAAAGAAGGGCGAACCATCGCCAATCAATCACGAAGCTGA
- a CDS encoding Lrp/AsnC ligand binding domain-containing protein — translation MFVNIFVESPLMDEVVQALGKLDDLVALYEVTGEFDIVTLFSASDVEEFRDVLENKIMKIQGVKRTVSSMVLKVHKLPGR, via the coding sequence GTGTTTGTGAATATCTTCGTAGAGTCTCCATTGATGGACGAGGTGGTGCAGGCCCTTGGTAAGCTTGACGATCTCGTGGCGCTCTACGAGGTGACAGGCGAGTTCGATATCGTCACCCTCTTCTCGGCTTCAGATGTCGAGGAGTTCAGGGACGTCCTCGAGAACAAGATAATGAAGATACAAGGCGTGAAGCGCACTGTGAGTTCTATGGTGCTGAAGGTGCACAAGCTGCCAGGTAGGTAA
- a CDS encoding methyltransferase domain-containing protein, with product MNYTEPYIPTPEDIIPKMLTLASVMPDETVFDLGSGDGRMVIAAAKDFHARVVGVEVRRRLVKECRRKVKEMGLSRQIMISCRSFKKVSLRKADVLAMYLSSYTLNLMAPKFMKELRPGVRIVNFDYPIPGWTPAREIEVTPAGWRKPHPIYLYVM from the coding sequence ATGAATTACACCGAACCATACATCCCGACTCCGGAAGACATCATACCGAAGATGCTCACCTTGGCTTCTGTGATGCCAGATGAGACGGTGTTCGATCTCGGCTCGGGCGACGGCAGAATGGTGATAGCAGCGGCCAAGGACTTTCATGCCAGAGTGGTGGGGGTGGAGGTTCGGAGGCGCCTCGTGAAAGAATGCCGCAGAAAGGTGAAGGAGATGGGACTGTCCCGTCAGATCATGATATCGTGTCGCAGCTTCAAGAAGGTAAGCTTGAGAAAGGCCGACGTCCTTGCCATGTATCTTTCGAGCTATACCTTGAACTTGATGGCGCCCAAGTTCATGAAAGAACTGAGGCCTGGTGTCAGAATCGTAAATTTTGACTACCCGATTCCAGGTTGGACGCCTGCGCGTGAGATAGAGGTCACGCCTGCGGGCTGGAGGAAGCCTCATCCGATATACCTGTACGTGATGTGA
- a CDS encoding TATA-box-binding protein, translating to MPQTKAIVSIENVVASASINQRVDLNLITKNFVDVEYHPDQFPGLVFRLKSPKTATLIFSSGKMVCTGAKSEEQSRKAVQEVVRRLKKGGIPIKNEAEIVIQNMVASVDLGRKIHLEEAARQLPKSMYEPEQFPGLIHRMADPKTVFLVFSSGKLVCTGAKKESEVYRAVNNLHVMLEEKGLMVY from the coding sequence ATGCCCCAAACGAAGGCGATAGTAAGCATTGAGAACGTTGTCGCCTCTGCCTCGATAAATCAGAGGGTCGACCTCAACCTGATAACCAAGAACTTTGTCGACGTCGAGTATCATCCCGACCAATTCCCTGGACTGGTCTTCAGGCTGAAGAGCCCAAAGACGGCTACCCTGATCTTCAGCTCGGGGAAGATGGTCTGTACTGGCGCGAAATCGGAGGAGCAGTCAAGAAAGGCCGTGCAGGAGGTCGTCAGGAGGTTGAAGAAGGGGGGCATCCCCATCAAGAACGAGGCAGAGATAGTGATACAGAACATGGTGGCATCGGTGGACCTTGGAAGAAAGATTCACCTTGAGGAAGCGGCTAGACAGTTACCAAAATCGATGTACGAGCCGGAGCAGTTCCCCGGTCTCATACACAGAATGGCCGACCCGAAAACGGTGTTCTTGGTGTTCTCGTCGGGAAAGCTTGTCTGCACCGGAGCGAAGAAGGAGAGCGAGGTTTACAGGGCCGTGAACAACCTGCACGTGATGCTCGAGGAAAAAGGGCTCATGGTTTACTGA
- the rpsJ gene encoding 30S ribosomal protein S10, whose translation MAKSIREIAEKTGVRVKGPQPLPTKRLRITTRKAPTGEGTHTFDHWQLRIHRRILDVQPDDRTLRQITRLEIPEDVKVEIILTT comes from the coding sequence GTGGCGAAGAGCATCAGGGAGATCGCAGAAAAGACGGGCGTCAGGGTAAAGGGCCCGCAGCCTCTTCCGACTAAGAGGCTCAGGATCACCACCCGCAAGGCGCCGACCGGAGAGGGCACACACACCTTCGACCACTGGCAGCTAAGGATTCACAGGAGGATTCTCGACGTCCAGCCGGACGACAGGACGTTGAGGCAGATCACGAGGTTGGAGATTCCCGAGGACGTGAAGGTAGAGATCATTCTGACTACTTAG